One segment of Solanum lycopersicum chromosome 1, SLM_r2.1 DNA contains the following:
- the LOC101266467 gene encoding DNA polymerase zeta catalytic subunit isoform X1 → MADSQADSKFFSVRIVSIDYYMTAPLPGFDICYSSFQGGRVNEVPVIRVYGATPGGQKTCLHLHGALPYFYVPCSELFLQSDEKGSECTNALALALEKVLKLKGNAGSKRQHVHGCSLVRARKFYGYHSSEELFLKIYLYHPQDVSRAANLLLGGAVLDKSLQPHESHIPFLLQFLVDYNLYGMGHLHVSKMKFRNPTPDTFSPRKANCVDRRRPSDMSTSTTAEFQVDLDGESCFNMPIWISSTIPDNWIWKLSSQADPSTDPDIPNIKRQSISELEGDASVDAIMNQQLISYMSLSQTCSQEKMVQSLIPIWEEEFARNGVHEVGLPPDPGKPLRDDVLRTLSHWIGYEEILMGLSNDVKVSSDMLQSVNLSMNDGNIANIGHCGSLNSIREPSRCPEEGLFQGHVLEKRVGTDACPKQLLADQLEATVSMVASQDVKASDQDALRLLNWLASSQAAEDINSDDDLARETILSPLMPATTIDTALEKANVAYENESQQECEDILDSVHDCYFEELDRKTSQSISNDHSCRSSTSTMIPQLDGSNDDPSPISFVNESSETPKRTRTSSQADSWNKATLATSNKHKKEKTGYCSLPIALGQNLNDSHLTPSIHICDERDGRGTFSHMNFNKYPNFLTRSSKESANCEVESGMIVECSTRDLMRLKRSYQAEPSEYGNQVKKVQLGAKGKEDSSFNSESIHDEKEKMPHDFLISRSAITDQPRECHERNPLALQLQVEPGDIKADKSNSPPHDKLPLLCSSMQENASTSQGTKDLSQLPDVENKRSAVYMGGCGCCSCENIDSCVICTKISDPDLCTSIVAPCSRFTSETEEKFPGCGKLLQTNVIGLSQSSASPSCSISTVVGVSADDLELKGMTFIKKPPKVEFTDEPRRNAQSACGTPSYHVNKKNKIRTCDQDRGLDECPPFFEGNCLVKEKISSANCGTSNYVPCQDNLLGVPVHYQNDGSYLYMLTPVYSPPRSESVRRWLSLDYVVSSKMDVVSAPPVYPSTKVCSDHIAESQDSQSTFCDQPLMYSGSEPNPNQLQANKKCQEKNGVQMNPVVPDARIKQDEEIILKCEPSMRGSQDLSQISGPDRKSRLTPLSQTGFRDPASIGCGQQLTILSLEVQAESRGDLRPDPRFDAVRIIVLVFQEDDDFGSDTHVLLHCNGESVQRNLDGVSECKVLTFIEERQVFFHIIKMINSFDPDIFMGWDIQGGSLGFLAERAAYLGIGLLNKISRTPSEGNIASRDSEGGKLSDILSEAVAADPMFHEDAAIIDDEWGRTHASGVHVGGRIVLNIWRLMRGEVKLNLYTLEAVAEAVLRRKFPYIPNKVLTNWFSSGPERARYRCIEYFLERTKLNLQIMNQLDVVNRTSELARIFGIDFFSVLSRGSQYRVESMFLRLAHAQNYVAISPGNQQVASQPAMECIPLVMEPKSGFYADPVVVLDFQSLYPSMIIAYNLCFCTCLGKVTSTNANILGVSSYSPDTNVMHNLKDEILLTPNGVMYMPPRVQKGVLPRLLEEILDTRIMVKTAMKKLAPGQQVLHRIFNARQLALKLIANVTYGYTAAGFSGRMPCAELADSIVQCARRTLESAISFVNTNHRWNAKVIYGDTDSMFVLLEGRSVEEAFRIGHEIASEVTAMNPNPVTLKMEKVYHSCFLLTKKRYVGYSYENVGQSKPVFDAKGIETVRRDTCEAVSKIMERSLRVFFEYRDIEKVKSYLVRQWKKIISGRVSLQDFVFAKEVRLGTYSAQASSLPPAAIVATKAMRVDPRAEPRYAERVPYVVVHGEPGARLADVVVDPLDVLSIDSPYRLNDIYYIKKQIIPALQRVFGLVRADLNQWFSDMPRPGREASGKRHRFTANAHRTRIDYYYLSKHCIICGELTQASSYVCQNCSSNEAIVAAALTGRTSVLERNIQHLAAICRHCGGGDWLIESGVKCTSLACSVFYERRKIQKELQSLSGVTTEAGFYPRCVVEWF, encoded by the exons atggcGGATTCTCAGGCCGATTCGAAATTCTTCAGTGTTCGAATTGTTTCAATTGACTATTACATGACCGCTCCACTTCCTGGTTTTGACATTTGTTACAGCAGTTTCCAAG GTGGGAGAGTTAATGAAGTCCCGGTGATCAGAGTGTACGGCGCCACTCCTGGTGGCCAGAAGACATGCTTGCACCTTCATGGA GCCCTGCCTTACTTCTATGTTCCATGCTCGGAGCTCTTCCTCCAATCTGATGAAAAAG GGAGCGAATGCACGAATGCTCTAGCTCTTGCTCTTGAGAAGGTGCTCAAG CTTAAAGGCAATGCTGGTTCCAAACGTCAACATGTCCATGGCTGCAGCCTTGTACGAGCAAGGAAGTTTTATGGTTATCATTCTTCAGAGGAACTGTTTTTGAAGATCTATCT CTATCATCCACAAGACGTTTCACGTGCTGCCAATCTTCTTCTG GGAGGCGCAGTACTGGATAAGTCATTACAGCCCCACGAATCTCATATTCCTTTCCTTCTTCAATTTCTG GTTGACTATAATTTGTATGGGATGGGCCATCTACATGTATCTAAGATGAAGTTCCGCAATCCAACTCCAGATACTTTCTCCCCAAGGAAAGCCAACTGCGTTGACAGAAGAAGGCCTTCTGATATGTCCACTTCCACTACTGCAGAGTTTCAG GTTGATTTAGATGGTGAGTCTTGTTTCAATATGCCAATTTGGATATCTTCTACAATTCCGGACAATTGGATCTGGAAATTATCTAGTCAGGCTGATCCTTCAACAGACCCAGATATTCCTAACATTAAGCGACAAAGTATCTCTGAACTTGAAGGAGATGCTAGTGTTGATG CAATTATGAATCAGCAGTTGATATCCTATATGTCGCTTTCACAAACCTGTTCCCAAGAGAAAATGGTTCAGTCACTAATACCGATTTGGGAG GAGGAATTTGCGAGGAATGGGGTGCATGAAGTGGGCTTGCCTCCTGATCCTGGTAAACCACTTCGAGATGATGTCTTGAGAACACTTTCACATTGGATTGGATATGAAGAGATCCTAATGGGATTAAGCAATGATGTGAAGGTTTCTTCTGATATGCTGCAGTCAGTCAACTTATCAATGAATGATGGGAACATTGCCAATATTGGACATTGTGGCTCTTTAAATAGTATACGAGAACCGTCCAGATGCCCAGAAGAAGGATTATTTCAAGGTCATGTTTTGGAAAAAAGGGTGGGAACTGATGCATGTCCCAAACAATTGTTAGCTGATCAATTGGAAGCAACTGTTTCCATGGTAGCCTCACAAGATGTGAAG GCTTCAGATCAGGACGCTTTAAGACTTCTAAACTGGCTTGCATCTTCTCAAGCTGCAGAGGACATAAACTCTGATGATGACCTTGCTCGGGAAACCATTTTGAGCCCTTTAATGCCAGCAACAACTATTGATACGGCGTTGGAGAAGGCAAATGTAGCCTATGAGAATGAATCTCAGCAAGAGTGTGAGGACATTCTTGATTCTGTTCACGATTGTTATTTTGAAGAATTAGACAGAAAGACTTCTCAGTCCATCAGCAACGATCATTCATGCAGAAGTTCAACGAGTACGATGATTCCTCAGCTGGATGGCTCCAATGATGATCCAAGCCCCATTTCTTTTGTTAATGAGTCATCTGAAACACCAAAAAGAACTAGGACATCTTCCCAAGCAGATTCTTGGAATAAGGCTACTTTAGCTACTAGCAATAaacacaaaaaggaaaaaacaggATATTGCTCTTTACCAATTGCTTTGGGTCAGAATTTGAATGATTCACATCTCACACCTAGCATTCACATTTGTGACGAAAGAGATGGCAGAGGAACTTTTTCTCACATGAATTTTAACAAATACCCTAATTTTCTAACGAGAAGTTCGAAAGAATCTGCTAATTGTGAAGTGGAATCTGGTATGATAGTTGAATGCTCTACACGTGATTTGATGAGGCTCAAAAGATCTTATCAGGCTGAGCCTTCTGAATATGGAAATCAGGTAAAAAAGGTACAACTTGGTGCAAAAGGAAAAGAGGATTCTTCTTTTAATTCAGAATCCATTCATGATGAGAAAGAGAAAATGCCTCATGATTTCTTGATATCTCGATCAGCGATCACGGATCAGCCTAGAGAATGTCATGAAAGGAACCCTCTTGCACTTCAGTTGCAGGTTGAGCCTGGTGACATCAAAGCTGACAAATCAAATAGTCCTCCTCATGATAAGTTGCCACTTCTATGTAGCTCTATGCAGGAAAATGCATCAACATCACAAGGGACTAAAGATCTATCCCAGCTTCCTGATGTTGAGAATAAAAGATCTGCCGTTTACATGGGAGGCTGTGGATGCTGTAGTTGCGAAAATATTGACAGCTGTGTGATATGTACAAAAATTTCAGATCCTGATCTTTGTACTTCTATAGTTGCTCCATGTTCTCGGTTCACATCTGAAACTGAAGAAAAATTTCCTGGTTGTGGGAAATTGCTGCAAACGAATGTTATAGGTTTAAGTCAATCTTCTGCTTCTCCTAGTTGTTCAATATCTACAGTAGTCGGTGTATCTGCTGATGATCTGGAACTTAAAGGCATGACCTTCATCAAGAAACCTCCTAAAGTGGAGTTCACAGATGAACCTAGACGCAATGCTCAGTCTGCATGTGGTACTCCTAGTTACCATgtcaacaagaaaaataaaataaggacaTGTGATCAGGATAGAGGTTTAGATGAATGTCCCCCTTTCTTTGAGGGGAATTGCCTTGTTAAAGAAAAGATTTCCAGTGCAAATTGTGGAACAAGCAACTATGTTCCTTGTCAAGACAATTTGTTGGGTGTACCTGTTCATTATCAAAATGATGGATCTTATTTATACATGTTGACTCCTGTATATTCACCACCACGAAGTGAAAGTGTTCGTCGATGGCTGTCACTTGATTATGTAGTTTCTTCTAAAATGGATGTGGTTTCAGCCCCACCAGTGTACCCATCAACAAAGGTTTGCTCTGATCATATAGCAGAATCACAGGATTCTCAATCCACTTTTTGTGATCAACCTTTGATGTATTCTGGTTCCGAACCAAATCCAAATCAGCTTCAAGCTAACAAAAAATGTCAGGAAAAGAATGGCGTACAAATGAATCCTGTTGTCCCTGATGCAAGAATAAAACAAgatgaagaaattattttgaaatgtgAACCATCAATGCGTGGATCTCAAGATCTCTCCCAGATATCTGGTCCTGATAGAAAATCAAGGCTAACTCCGTTAAGTCAAACTGGCTTTCGAGACCCGGCTAGTATTGGTTGTGGACAGCAGTTAACAATATTAAGCTTAGAGGTCCAAGCAGAATCAAGGGGTGATCTGAGACCTGATCCTCGGTTTGATGCCGTAAGAattattgttcttgtttttCAGGAAGATGATGATTTTGGATCTGATACTCATGTACTTTTGCATTGCAATGGTGAATCAGTTCAAAGAAACCTTGATGGAGTATCTGAATGTAAAGTTTTAACTTTCATTGAAGAGAGGCAAGTGTTTTTTCATATCATAAAGATGATTAATTCTTTTGACCCAGACATATTTATGGGCTGGGATATTCAAGGTGGTTCCCTTGGTTTTCTTGCTGAACGGGCTGCATACCTTGGCATTGGTTTGCTTAACAAAATATCTCGCACTCCATCTGAGGGCAATATAGCTTCTAGAGACTCTGAAGGAGGAAAACTAAGTGATATTTTATCTGAAGCTGTTGCTGCTGACCCAATGTTTCATGAAGATGCTGCTATAATAGATGATGAATGGGGCCGAACTCACGCCAGTGGCGTCCATGTAGGGGGTAGAATTGTCCTTAACATTTGGCGACTGATGCGTGGTGAAGTGAAGCTGAATTTGTACACACTTGAGGCCGTGGCTGAAGCAGTGCTGAGACGTAAATTTCCATATATTCCTAACAAGGTATTGACAAATTGGTTTTCAAGCGGTCCTGAACGTGCAAGATACAGATGTATAGAATACTTTTTAGAGAGGACAAAGCTGAACCTTCAAATCATGAATCAACTTGATGTGGTAAATCGAACATCAGAGCTTGCACGGATTTTCGGCATCGACTTCTTTTCAGTTCTTTCTCGGGGTTCACAGTACCGTGTTGAATCAATGTTTCTGAGGTTGGCTCACGCACAGAATTATGTTGCCATTTCTCCTGGAAACCAACAAGTTGCCTCTCAACCTGCCATGGAATGTATACCCCTTGTCATGGAACCAAAATCTGGATTTTATGCTGACCCCGTTGTCGTTTTAGATTTTCAGTCACTTTATCCATCAATGATAATTGCATATAACCTCTGTTTCTGTACTTGCCTTGGTAAAGTTACTTCTACGAATGCTAATATCCTCGGGGTTAGTTCATATTCACCTGATACAAATGTGATGCATAATTTAAAGGACGAAATATTGCTCACTCCAAATGGTGTTATGTATATGCCTCCCAGGGTCCAGAAGGGGGTATTACCTCGCTTGTTGGAAGAAATTTTGGATACTAGGATTATGGTTAAAACAGCAATGAAGAAATTGGCTCCTGGACAGCAAGTTCTTCACCGGATATTCAATGCTAGGCAACTTGCTTTGAAGCTCATAGCAAATGTGACCTATGGGTATACAGCAGCTGGATTTAGTGGGCGCATGCCCTGTGCTGAGCTCGCTGACAGTATTGTCCAGTGTGCCCGTAGAACATTGGAAAGTGCTATTTCATTTGTTAACACAAATCACAGGTGGAATGCTAAAGTTATTTATGGTGATACGGACAG TATGTTTGTACTCCTCGAAGGACGGTCTGTTGAAGAAGCTTTTCGAATTGGTCATGAAATTGCATCAGAAGTAACTGCAATGAACCCAAATCCAGTCACGTTAAAGATGGAAAAGGTTTACCATTCATGCTTCCTCCTTACTAAGAAACGATATGTTGGTTATAGTTACGAGAACGTTGGCCAAAGCAAACCAGTGTTTGATGCTAAAGGTATTGAGACAGTACGAAGAGATACATGTGAGGCTGTGTCCAAGATAATGGAGCGCTCTTTAAGAGTCTTTTTTGAATATAGGGATATTGAGAAG GTAAAATCTTACCTGGTGCGTCAGTGGAAAAAGATTATATCAGGCAGAGTATCTCTTCAGGATTTTGTGTTCGCAAAAGAGGTACGATTAGGCACCTATTCTGCACAGGCTTCTTCACTTCCACCAGCAGCAATTGTTGCCACTAAAGCAATGAGAGTTGACCCGAGGGCAGAACCTCGGTATGCAGAGCGAGTGCCTTATGTTGTGGTTCACGGTGAACCGGGTGCCAGGCTGGCTGATGTCGTGGTAGATCCCTTGGATGTTCTTTCAATTGATTCGCCTTACAGGTTAAATGACATATATTACATCAAGAAACAGATAATCCCAGCTCTGCAACGAGTATTTGGGCTCGTTCGAGCTGACTTGAATCAATGGTTTTCAGATATGCCTCGTCCAGGGCGGGAGGCTTCTGGTAAACGTCACCGATTTACTGCAAATGCACACAGAACTAGGATTGATTATTACTATCTGTCAAAACATTGTATCATATGTGGAGAACTGACCCAGGCATCTAGTTACGTCTGTCAGAACTGCTCCAGCAATGAAGCTATAGTTGCTGCTGCTTTAACAGGAAGAACTTCAGTATTGGAAAGAAACATCCAACACCTTGCTGCT ATATGTCGGCACTGTGGAGGAGGAGATTGGCTCATAGAAAGTGGGGTGAAATGCACATCTCTCGCATGTTCTGTTTTCTACGAAAGGAGGAAAATCCAGAAAGAACTGCAATCTCTCTCTGGTGTTACTACAGAAGCAGGTTTTTATCCCAGGTGTGTAGTGGAATGGTTCTAA